GCGCGGCCTGCATCGCGACGATCGTCTTGCCCGATCCCACGTCGCCCTGCAGCAATCGCCGCATTGGCTGTGGCCTGCGCATATCGCTCGCAATCTCGCCCAGCACCCGCTTCTGCGCCGCAGTCGGATGGAAGGGAAGCACCTGCTTGATCGCCTCCCGAACCTTCACATTCGTCACGAACGCCGTGCCCTCCCGCTCCCGCATCCGGCGTCTCTTCAACTCCAGCCCAAGCTCAAGATAAAAAAACTCTTCAAAAATCAGTCGTCGATGTCCAGGCGTCGTCGCTGACACCAGCTCTGCCATAGGCGTTCCGGCTTCAGGAAAATGCACAGCCTTCAACGCCTTCAACCGCTCCGGAAACGAAAGCCTGGCTCGCATGGCGCCAGGCAAGGTCTCAGCCTGACTTGCTGACTCGCTGACTTGCTGCTTTTCCAGTTCTTCAAACAGAGCCCAGATCACCCGCCTGAGCCACTTCGAACCCAGCTTCGCCCCCCACGCAGTCGTTCCCCCCAGCGACTCGTATACGGGCACGATCCGCCCGACCTCGAGCGTGGAAAACTCAGCTTCCGCGCCACCGCCGGAAGGCAGCACTTCAAACTGCGGCTGAATCATCTTGAACTTTCCTGCGCTGCTCCGCGAAGGTTCCAGCTTTCCATACAGCGCAACCATCTGTCCCACGTGAAACTTATCCCTCAAATAGGTCCCGCGAAACCACATGCACTTCACCGTGCTAAGTCCCTGTCCCACCGTCATCTCAAACAGCGGCATACTCCGCGTCTGTAGCAGCACCGTTCCCCGCACCTCGCCGATCACCGACGCCATCGTTCCCGCCCTCAGTTCACTCATCGGCACCGGATTCAGGCGATCCTCGTACCGAAACGGCAGGTGATACAGCAGATCCTCCACGGTTTCGACGCCGCGCTTCGAAAGCTCGACCGCAATCCGCTCCCCCACGAGCTTCACAAACTTGATAGGTGTAGAAAGTTCCAGCACAGACCGATGCTACCAAGAACCCGCCGTCTCCAATTGCCGCACTTCCACAACAGCCTTTCAGTATTGACAGAAGATATGTTGCAATAAAAGAATGCCTCCCCCTGAAGAGAGCTCAGAACTAATCGCCGAGCGTAAGAACATCCTGCTGCACACGCCGCTGATGGCGCTTGCGGTAGCCGCCTTCGGCATCGGTACCTCCGAGTTCATCATCATGGGTCTGCTGCCCAACCTCGCCGACGACTTCCACGTCAGTATTCCCAAGGCCGGCGTCCTCGTCACCGGCTACGCGCTCTCTGTCACCATCGGCGCTCCTATCGTGGCCATCGCCACCGCCCGACTGGAGCGCAAACTCGCCCTTCTTCTCCTCATGGGCGTCTTTACTCTCGGCAACCTCGCCTGCGCCATAGCTCCGACTTACAACCTCCTCTTCGCCGCCCGCGTCCTTACCGCCCTCTGCCACGGAGCTTTCTTCGGCATAGGCAGTGTCGTAGCCGCAAATCTCGTGCCCCGCAACCAGCGTGCCCAGGCCATCGCGCTCATGTTCTCCGGCCTCACGCTGGCCAACGTCCTCGGAGTTCCAGCCGGCACCGCACTTGGCCAGGCCTACGGCTGGAGAGTCGCCTTCTGGGCCATCGTTCCCATCGGCCTTCTCGCCGCAACTGCAGTCTTCTTCCTAGTCCCCAGACAAGCCCCAGGCTCAGGCGGTCTCCTCCACGAGTTCCGCGTCCTCCGCAAGCCGCAGGTCCTGCTCGTCCTCGCCATGAGCGTCCTCACCTCAGCCTCTCTCTTCTGCGTCTTCACCTACATCGCCCCCACTCTCGAAGCCGTCACGCTAGTCTCCCCCCACGCCGTCACTCTCACCCTTCTGCTCTTCGGAGTCGGCATCACCGTCGGCAACTTCCTCGGCGGCACTCTCAGCGACTGGCGTCCCATGGCCTTTCTCATCGGCGCTCTCCTCACGCTCCTGGCCTCTCTGGCAGCTCTCTACTACGCCGAACCCCACGTCGTCCCCGCCATCGCGATGATCCTCATTTGGGGAGCGATCCAGTTCGCCGCCGGAGCTCCGCTCCAATCCCGCATCGTCGACCAGGCCGCCGCAGCCCCCAACCTCGCCTCAACCCTCAACCAGGGAGCCTTCAACTTCGGCAACGCCACCGGAGCCTCTCTCGGCGGCATGATGCTCACTGCCGGATACACCTACCGCCAACTCCCTCTCGCCAGCATCATCGTCACGCTCATCACCTTGATCCTCGCGGTCCTCTCCGCCCGGCTCGATCGCAAACACCGCGACGCCCGCATCGCCGAGCAGCTATCCGTACTTTGACGACACACAAAGATCCCTGAACCCCCTGCTAAACTTGCAGTAACTGAATACAAGAGAACCCATGTCCATCGTAGAACTGCAACACGTCCGCAAGGCCTACGACACCAAGATCGCCGTAGCAGACCTCAGCTTCACCATCGAGCCTGGCAGCATGTTCGGCCTCCTCGGCCCCAACGGCTCCGGCAAGACCTCCTCCATCCGCATGATGATCGGCATCACGGTCCCCGACTCCGGCACCGTCAGCCTCTTCGGCAAGCCCTTCAACCGCGACCTCCTCAAGCGCGTCGGTTATCTCCCCGAGGAGCGCGGCCTCTACAAAAAGATGAAGGTCATGGACCAACTCATCTTCCTCGGCCAGCTCCGCGGTCTCACCGCCGCCACCGCGTCAAAGCGCGCACACGACTGGTGCGACCGCCTCGGAATCACCCCATCCATCGACAAGAAGACCGAAGAGCTCTCCAAGGGCATGCAGCAGAAGATCCAGTTCATCTCCACCCTCCTCCACGAGCCCGAGCTCATCATCATGGACGAGCCCTTCAGCGGCCTCGATCCCGTCAACGCCGTCCTCCTCATGGACACACTCGTCGACCTCCGCAAACAAGGCCGCACCATCCTCTTCTCCACCCACCGCATGGACCAGGTCGAAAAGATCTGTGACAACATCTGCCTTATCCATAACAGCCACCTCGTCCTCTCCGGCTCCATGCGCGAGATCAAATCCCGCTACCCTGTCAATCGAGTCCTCATCAACTTCACTGGCAACGACTCCTTCCTCAACCACCCCACCATCCACTCTGCGAAGAACTACGGAGGCCACGCCGAAATTCGCCTCAATGACGGTGCCGATGCCCAATCCCTCCTCGCCGAAGCCATCCGCACCGGCGCCCGCATCACCCGCTTCGAAGTCATGGAGCCGACACTCGAAGAGATCTTCATCGAGAAGGTCACTGAAGAATCTACCGGCGTCCCGGCTGGAGAAAAAGTTCATGCATAACATCTGGCTCATCGCCAAACGCGAGTACCTCGAACGCATTCGCACCAAAGCTTTCCTCATCGCCACAATCCTCATTCCTCTTTTCATGGGAGTCTTCGTCTTCGGCAGCGGCTATCTCGCCTCTCGCACCAGATCCTCAGCCCACCTAGCCATCCTCTCCTCCGACACCTCCTTCTCCGCCGACCTCAAGCACGAACTCCAGACCGGAAAAAACAGTGGCATGACCGTCGATGTCCTCGCATCGAACTCGCCATCCAACAGCGACGAGATTCGCGCCAACCTCGACCGCAATCTCCAAAGCAAATCAGGAGACCTCACCGGCTATCTCGTCGTTACGCCTGCCCCACAGCCAAACGCACGTCCCACCTTCACCTACGTTCCGCGCTCAGCCGGCGACATCACCACCGAAGACACACTCTCCACCGCAATTCAAAATGTTCTTACCCGCGAAGGCCTTACCCACCAGGGGATGGGCCCGTCCGACATCGCCGCCCTCATGGCACCCGTCGCCATCGACACCAGCAAAACCGGCGACAGCCGCGCCGCCTTCGGTGCCGCCTATCTCCTCTTCTTCCTCATGTACATGGTCATCATGCTCTACGGCATGAACACCGCGCGCTCCATCATTGAAGAAAAGACCAGCCGCGTCTTTGAGGTCATGCTCTCCACCATCAAGCCCGACGAGATGCTTGCCGGCAAGATTCTCGGCGTCGGTGCAGTCGGTATCACTCAGGTGGGTGTATGGATGCTGGCCGCCGCAGCCCTAGGCTCAACCTCGCTCGCAACGGGCGTTATCGGCAGCGGCCACGCTCTCATCAGTGCCACACAGATCTTCTTCTTCGTCGCCTACTTCATCTTTGGCTTCCTGGTCTACTCCAGCATCGCCGCCGCTCTAGGGGCCATGACGAACTCCGAGCAGGAACTCCAGCAGCTCAACATGTTCCTCGTCATCCCGCTCGCCTTCTGCTTTCTCATGATCTTCGTCATCGTGCGCGCACCCAACTCCACCCTCGCGCAGATCGTCTCCCTCATCCCCTTCTGCAGCCCCCTGCTGATGAACTTCCGCATCTCCCTCACCACGGTCCCACCCTGGCAGATCGGTCTCTCGTTCGTGCTCATGAGCCTCACCATCCTCGCCATCCTCTGGGTTGCGAGCCGGATCTACCGCGTCGGCATTCTCATGTACGGCAAAAAACCCAACCTCCCCGAGATCCTACGCTGGCTCAAATACAGCTAGCTGCTCAGCTATCGGCTGGACAGAACAAACTGATTTCCATCGGCGTCAGCAAAGATCGCCGACGTTCCCCAGTCTTCCTTTCGAGGAGCCTGCACAAAGGCCACACCGCGCGACTCCAGGCTCTTGGCCGTTGCGAAGACGTCATCGCACCAGAAGCTGATGGACTGAAACGTTCCGACGCGGTCTTCATGTCCCTCTGGGGTAAATAACGCAATACCGGTCTCCGTTCCAGGGAAGGCAAGCTCAATCCATCGCTGCCCTGGACCCATCTCCTGGTCCGTCGAAATCTTGCATCCCACCTTCTCTGTCCAGAACCGTAACGCCTCATCCTGATTGTGAACTGGAACTCCAACAAATTTAATGCCTCGAATCATCGCCGTTCTCCTTGTCCTGCAGACTAAAGCGACGTGAAGTGTCAGTGCAATTGCCTCCGTAAAACTATAGTATTGGCTGGTACAGCCATGACCGAGATCGATCCTTACATCATCGACGTCCTGATGCGCGACCTCGTCGGACACGATCGCCGCCCTGCCAGTTTCCTGGTCTATCTCTGGCTCGCAGCCGAAGCCGAACAGCGAGGATCCGAGGTGCAGATCGGGTATCGAGAGTTGGCCGAAAACATCGGCATCAGCAAAAGTGCGGCACAGAGCGCAGTTCGCTGGCTGATCAAGCGCCGTCTTCTCTCCGCAAAAAAATCCAACGCAACGGCTCTACCCAGTTACAAGACACTCTCTCCGTGGAAGGGGCGAGCGCAACGCTGATCCGCTATCCCGAACGATCGCAGCTACCAGGCCCCCTGTTTCCCACCCACCCACCACACCATCCCCACGGTTAGCGTAGGCTGATCCGGCGACAGCACTCCAGGCTTATTCGTCAAAAAGAACGGAATGTTGCTCCAGTCTCTTCGATACTCCACACGCGTCAGGAAACCCTCGCCAAATTTGTACTCATAGGTCCCGGTGAACTCCTTCAAAGCCTGCGTGGTCCCGGTGAAAAGCCCTCCGCGATCCGATAGATACTCGAAGCGGCCGCCTAGCGCCGTCTTCGGCGTCAGCTGATACCGCGCGTAGGCCGCCCCGCCATCAACGTGCGAAGGCGCTGAAGATTCGCCAGGTGCCGCACTGGCCCACTCCCGCGAGATCAAATAATCACCCTCAAGCGAAAACGCCAGCTTCGGGGTCGCATTCCAGGTCACGTAGCTGTCGAAGATATGCTGCTTGCCATCCGGTGCAGGGGTAATCGCCTGAAGGCACAGCCCAGGCTGCACCGGAGCAGTGCAGTTCGTAGCCGGCGCAGCATCCGGATGGTCCTGCCCCAGGTAGTAGTTGAAGTTCCAAAGAACGCTCTTCGCAGGCTGCGCCGTAAATCCAAACAACTCGTCCTTGAACGAGTTCGTAGGCTCCGACTGATCGGTTCCATTCACCAGCCAATAGTTCACCGCCAGCTTGTCGCTCACCTTGTAGCTGGCACGAACACCCGCATGATAGAACGGCAGATAATCGAAGAAGAACGACCGCGAGTAGTTCACCTGATCCTTCGTATAGTTGCCTTCGATTCCCAGCGAGCTTGCCCACTTGCCCACATCCACCGTCAGGCCTTTGCCAAGTGGAACGACATACGTTCCAAAAACCTGAAAGATATTCCTGTAGATATCCGGCCGTGGCTCATTCTGCGGGTTACCCTGCAGTGTCTCCGTCGCCTGCCCAAACTGCAGATCCAGCCGAACCCCATACCGCCTGCCCGCCGCCACATCCGGATCGAGCGCAAGCACCACATCAGCCTGGTTGATGCTGAACGCATTGCTGAGCACATCGTAGGCTCGCAGATACTGCACACGCCCAATCGGGTGATTGAAGTCGTAGTCGTAGTAACCGTCAAAGGTGTAGTTCAGCGTAGCGCCGCCGGGCAGTTGTGTCGGAAGGACCGATGCCAAAGGCGAAGTCGGTGTTGAAGCGGTCTGCGGATTCACTGCTGCAGACGACGGAACAGACGCGACGCTGCTGCTCGACACACCTTCCACGCTGCTCCGAACATCCGCAGCTGGGCCAACCAGCACCGCCGGCCGCAGCGTAGCCATCTCCGTCGTCGCAACTGGCCGCTCCTTGTGCAGCTCTGCCTCCAGCGCGCTTACCCGCAGTGCAAGATCGCGCACCGTCTGCCTCAGCTCCTGAACGTCGGCATTCGTGGGCGCAGTCGCCACTGTCTGCGCGGCGGCTTCAAACCGGGAGAACACAACAAGAAAAAAAGAGAAAAGGAGTAGTCGATTGAAGCAACGCATAGGCACGCCTCTCGCAAACGCATTAAGCAAATCACGTTCGCAGTAAATTCATCGTAAAGGGGAGAACTTCTTCTCGAGTCTTTTTCTGAGTATCTGTCCTGCCGGACCGGCCCACTGCGCGTGGGGCGGTCACTTCGTGACGGGTGTACCGCTTCGCCCGGCGCTCCCGATGGTCGCGGGTCAGGATCTCGTGCCGACCAACGGGAGGACCAAGCGAAGCTCTAAAAAGGCGTGCGAACGCCCGCCCTCCGCGCAGGAGGCCCGTCCGGCAGGACAGATGGCTGCCAACGCACCCGATAGGTAAACTGAACCAAGTGGCCTCCACCTACACCCTCAAGCAACGCCTCGCCCTCGCCATCGCCCCCCGCCTCGCGAGTGCGGTCATCCGCGTCCTCGGCATGACCCTTCGTTTTGAAGACGTCCGCGACCCCGGCGCACCCCTTGGCTTCGACGCGCCGCCCCCAGCCGTCTACGCCTTCTGGCACCGCTGCCTGCTCACCAGCGCCTGGCACTTCCGCAACCACGACATCGCCATCCTCATCAGCCCCAGCTTCGACGGCGAACTGATCGCCCGCACCGTCGAACGACTCGGCTATTTGGCGATACGAGGCTCCAGCTCGCGGTCAGGCTCCCTCGGCCTGCGCAACATGCACCGCGCCTACCTGGACGGACACTACTGTGCCATCACCGCCGACGGCCCCCGTGGCCCCGCCATGGTCGCCAAACCCGGCGTCACCCAGCTCGCCCAATTGGTAGATAGCCCCGTCGGAACCTTCTACGTCCTCCCCGAGCGAGCCTGGAAATTGCGCTCCTGGGATCGCTTCCTGATCCCCAAGCCCTTCTCAAGAGTCTTCATAGGCTGGCCCCTCCTGACGACCGCCAACGAGGAAGCCGTTCAGGCAGCCCTTGATCGCGCCGTCGAACTGGCCGAATCCCGAATCAGCAACTCTCAAAAAAAAAGTTGAAAAAGTTGGCGTATTTTTCACCGCCAGAATCAACCATGCAAAACACCACATCCTCACCACGTTCCACCACACAACTCACCACGATTTCACCACTAAAATTGACATAGATTGCTCGTATCCGACTTCAATTTCGACCTCCCAGAAGAGCTGATAGCCCAGTCC
This Tunturibacter gelidoferens DNA region includes the following protein-coding sequences:
- a CDS encoding lysophospholipid acyltransferase family protein, yielding MASTYTLKQRLALAIAPRLASAVIRVLGMTLRFEDVRDPGAPLGFDAPPPAVYAFWHRCLLTSAWHFRNHDIAILISPSFDGELIARTVERLGYLAIRGSSSRSGSLGLRNMHRAYLDGHYCAITADGPRGPAMVAKPGVTQLAQLVDSPVGTFYVLPERAWKLRSWDRFLIPKPFSRVFIGWPLLTTANEEAVQAALDRAVELAESRISNSQKKS
- a CDS encoding ABC transporter permease gives rise to the protein MHNIWLIAKREYLERIRTKAFLIATILIPLFMGVFVFGSGYLASRTRSSAHLAILSSDTSFSADLKHELQTGKNSGMTVDVLASNSPSNSDEIRANLDRNLQSKSGDLTGYLVVTPAPQPNARPTFTYVPRSAGDITTEDTLSTAIQNVLTREGLTHQGMGPSDIAALMAPVAIDTSKTGDSRAAFGAAYLLFFLMYMVIMLYGMNTARSIIEEKTSRVFEVMLSTIKPDEMLAGKILGVGAVGITQVGVWMLAAAALGSTSLATGVIGSGHALISATQIFFFVAYFIFGFLVYSSIAAALGAMTNSEQELQQLNMFLVIPLAFCFLMIFVIVRAPNSTLAQIVSLIPFCSPLLMNFRISLTTVPPWQIGLSFVLMSLTILAILWVASRIYRVGILMYGKKPNLPEILRWLKYS
- a CDS encoding outer membrane beta-barrel protein gives rise to the protein MRCFNRLLLFSFFLVVFSRFEAAAQTVATAPTNADVQELRQTVRDLALRVSALEAELHKERPVATTEMATLRPAVLVGPAADVRSSVEGVSSSSVASVPSSAAVNPQTASTPTSPLASVLPTQLPGGATLNYTFDGYYDYDFNHPIGRVQYLRAYDVLSNAFSINQADVVLALDPDVAAGRRYGVRLDLQFGQATETLQGNPQNEPRPDIYRNIFQVFGTYVVPLGKGLTVDVGKWASSLGIEGNYTKDQVNYSRSFFFDYLPFYHAGVRASYKVSDKLAVNYWLVNGTDQSEPTNSFKDELFGFTAQPAKSVLWNFNYYLGQDHPDAAPATNCTAPVQPGLCLQAITPAPDGKQHIFDSYVTWNATPKLAFSLEGDYLISREWASAAPGESSAPSHVDGGAAYARYQLTPKTALGGRFEYLSDRGGLFTGTTQALKEFTGTYEYKFGEGFLTRVEYRRDWSNIPFFLTNKPGVLSPDQPTLTVGMVWWVGGKQGAW
- a CDS encoding VOC family protein, with product MIRGIKFVGVPVHNQDEALRFWTEKVGCKISTDQEMGPGQRWIELAFPGTETGIALFTPEGHEDRVGTFQSISFWCDDVFATAKSLESRGVAFVQAPRKEDWGTSAIFADADGNQFVLSSR
- a CDS encoding helix-turn-helix domain-containing protein, encoding MTEIDPYIIDVLMRDLVGHDRRPASFLVYLWLAAEAEQRGSEVQIGYRELAENIGISKSAAQSAVRWLIKRRLLSAKKSNATALPSYKTLSPWKGRAQR
- a CDS encoding MFS transporter, producing the protein MPPPEESSELIAERKNILLHTPLMALAVAAFGIGTSEFIIMGLLPNLADDFHVSIPKAGVLVTGYALSVTIGAPIVAIATARLERKLALLLLMGVFTLGNLACAIAPTYNLLFAARVLTALCHGAFFGIGSVVAANLVPRNQRAQAIALMFSGLTLANVLGVPAGTALGQAYGWRVAFWAIVPIGLLAATAVFFLVPRQAPGSGGLLHEFRVLRKPQVLLVLAMSVLTSASLFCVFTYIAPTLEAVTLVSPHAVTLTLLLFGVGITVGNFLGGTLSDWRPMAFLIGALLTLLASLAALYYAEPHVVPAIAMILIWGAIQFAAGAPLQSRIVDQAAAAPNLASTLNQGAFNFGNATGASLGGMMLTAGYTYRQLPLASIIVTLITLILAVLSARLDRKHRDARIAEQLSVL
- a CDS encoding ABC transporter ATP-binding protein produces the protein MSIVELQHVRKAYDTKIAVADLSFTIEPGSMFGLLGPNGSGKTSSIRMMIGITVPDSGTVSLFGKPFNRDLLKRVGYLPEERGLYKKMKVMDQLIFLGQLRGLTAATASKRAHDWCDRLGITPSIDKKTEELSKGMQQKIQFISTLLHEPELIIMDEPFSGLDPVNAVLLMDTLVDLRKQGRTILFSTHRMDQVEKICDNICLIHNSHLVLSGSMREIKSRYPVNRVLINFTGNDSFLNHPTIHSAKNYGGHAEIRLNDGADAQSLLAEAIRTGARITRFEVMEPTLEEIFIEKVTEESTGVPAGEKVHA